A genomic region of Thermodesulfobacteriota bacterium contains the following coding sequences:
- the hybA gene encoding hydrogenase 2 operon protein HybA: protein MSCRKDGAKNWDQQAIAFSLETGKYHNMGINRRDFIKQLAGIGGIALFAKDVNVWAGEQTTTLRDSLGVLVDTTLCVGCRSCEKACNQINQELPRKTPQSFNDNSVFDKKRRMAADSYTVVNRYNNPGNSGNPVYVKFQCMHCADPACVSACIVGALTKESNGAVKYDPWKCIGCRYCMTACPFQVPAYEYNNATTPQVRKCTFCFEKRTSKGKAPACVQACPMEVMTFGKKRELIKIAKKRIEKYPDRYIPHLYGEHELGGTSWLYLSSLPFEKIDFPKFGYISTPSYTEPIQHAIFKHFIPPLTLFAVLGGFMWFLRQRKTESKSVLNEEGQEK, encoded by the coding sequence ATGTCATGCAGAAAAGACGGGGCTAAAAACTGGGATCAGCAAGCAATAGCCTTCTCTTTAGAAACAGGGAAATATCACAATATGGGGATCAACCGGCGAGACTTTATAAAACAACTAGCAGGAATTGGAGGCATTGCATTATTCGCGAAAGATGTGAATGTCTGGGCAGGTGAGCAAACTACCACCCTCCGTGACTCCTTGGGAGTCCTTGTTGACACAACCTTGTGTGTTGGCTGTCGAAGTTGTGAAAAGGCTTGTAACCAGATAAATCAAGAACTACCAAGAAAGACTCCCCAATCCTTCAATGACAATTCAGTATTCGACAAAAAAAGAAGGATGGCTGCCGATTCTTACACCGTAGTTAATCGCTATAACAATCCAGGGAATTCAGGTAACCCGGTTTATGTAAAATTCCAGTGTATGCATTGTGCTGACCCTGCTTGCGTATCTGCTTGTATCGTTGGCGCACTGACAAAAGAATCGAATGGGGCAGTAAAGTATGACCCATGGAAGTGCATAGGATGTCGTTATTGCATGACCGCATGTCCTTTCCAGGTTCCTGCCTATGAATATAATAATGCCACGACGCCTCAGGTCAGAAAATGCACTTTTTGTTTCGAAAAAAGGACATCTAAGGGTAAAGCACCTGCATGTGTTCAGGCTTGCCCTATGGAGGTCATGACTTTTGGAAAGAAAAGAGAATTAATCAAAATCGCTAAGAAGCGGATTGAAAAGTATCCTGATCGATATATTCCCCATTTATATGGGGAGCATGAACTGGGAGGGACTTCGTGGCTTTACCTGTCAAGCCTTCCCTTTGAGAAAATCGATTTCCCCAAGTTTGGGTATATATCGACACCCAGTTATACGGAACCTATACAACACGCTATTTTTAAGCATTTCATCCCCCCTTTGACCTTATTCGCTGTGCTCGGTGGTTTCATGTGGTTCTTGAGACAAAGAAAGACAGAATCTAAATCAGTATTAAACGAAGAAGGACAGGAAAAATGA